One Kosmotoga arenicorallina S304 genomic window carries:
- a CDS encoding DUF1667 domain-containing protein, whose amino-acid sequence MKGHITCTVCPVGCKIFVESKPEGGYEISGNRCPRGEQYAKDELFSPKRILTTSVKVLCGDVPLVSVRTDSPIEKSRIFDVMKKIRRISVQAPVNVGDVLARNIDGMGTSLVATRKVEKISHPLENCEVSG is encoded by the coding sequence ATGAAAGGTCATATAACGTGTACTGTATGCCCTGTCGGTTGTAAGATTTTCGTCGAATCAAAACCTGAAGGTGGATACGAGATAAGTGGAAATCGCTGCCCCCGCGGAGAGCAATATGCCAAAGATGAACTATTTAGCCCGAAAAGGATTTTAACTACCAGCGTGAAGGTTTTATGTGGCGATGTCCCGCTGGTATCGGTTAGAACCGATTCCCCAATCGAAAAAAGCAGAATTTTTGACGTGATGAAGAAAATAAGAAGGATTTCTGTACAGGCACCGGTAAATGTTGGAGATGTTTTAGCACGTAACATTGATGGAATGGGAACTTCCCTGGTTGCGACGAGAAAGGTTGAAAAAATTAGTCACCCCCTTGAAAACTGTGAAGTTTCAGGTTAA
- a CDS encoding NAD(P)/FAD-dependent oxidoreductase, producing the protein MIEHLETDVLVIGGGAAGMAAALSASRAGVRVTLLEREKKTGGVLNQCIHHGFGLQFYQQELTGPEFAFRLQSEMNEHSVKVISESYVRHINTKSKYVEVISPEGVFTIQAKAIVLSTGARERPFGALQIPGDRPAGIYVAGLAQRMVNLENTLPGRRALILGSGDIGLIMARRLTLEGMEVLGVVERLPYAGGLTRNVVQCLEDYDIPLYLSHTVVEVRGNKRLEKVLVSEVDENFTPISGTQKWFNVDTLILSAGLIPQVEDLGENLEIDAINRGFAVSNTCETNVPGIFAAGNNVAVFDLVDYVAAEGWIAGQNASKIVKDQKRESKRIPVIRGKNVGVLVPTYITPEEHLRIYIRLKKPMDKGTVIIKKLGIEKPFNYGVPSEMINFVVNRDKLQELKGPVKIEVIE; encoded by the coding sequence ATGATTGAACATCTTGAAACCGATGTACTTGTTATTGGCGGAGGCGCTGCGGGAATGGCTGCTGCTCTTTCAGCTTCGCGAGCTGGCGTAAGGGTAACTCTGCTCGAAAGGGAAAAGAAAACCGGTGGTGTATTAAATCAATGTATTCATCACGGTTTTGGCCTGCAATTTTACCAGCAGGAATTAACTGGCCCGGAATTTGCCTTTAGACTACAATCAGAGATGAATGAGCATTCTGTAAAGGTCATAAGCGAATCCTATGTAAGGCATATAAATACGAAAAGCAAATATGTAGAAGTTATCTCGCCTGAAGGAGTTTTTACGATACAGGCAAAGGCTATTGTGCTTTCAACAGGTGCGAGAGAGCGACCTTTTGGTGCTTTACAAATTCCAGGAGATAGACCAGCAGGCATATATGTAGCCGGACTGGCTCAGAGAATGGTCAATCTTGAAAACACATTGCCGGGAAGGCGAGCTCTTATACTTGGCTCTGGTGATATTGGATTGATAATGGCGAGAAGACTGACTCTGGAGGGTATGGAAGTTCTCGGAGTGGTAGAACGCCTTCCCTATGCTGGAGGGCTTACAAGAAATGTCGTGCAATGTCTTGAGGATTATGATATTCCTTTGTACCTATCACATACAGTTGTAGAGGTAAGAGGAAACAAACGCCTGGAAAAAGTTCTGGTTTCAGAAGTGGATGAGAATTTCACTCCCATTTCAGGAACACAAAAGTGGTTTAATGTCGATACCCTCATCCTGTCAGCCGGACTTATCCCTCAGGTAGAAGATCTGGGTGAGAACCTTGAAATAGATGCTATCAACAGGGGATTTGCTGTTTCAAATACCTGTGAGACAAATGTTCCGGGAATATTTGCTGCGGGTAATAATGTGGCTGTTTTCGATTTAGTTGATTACGTTGCAGCAGAAGGCTGGATAGCCGGGCAAAACGCTTCGAAAATTGTCAAAGACCAAAAAAGAGAATCAAAACGTATTCCGGTAATCAGAGGGAAAAATGTTGGAGTTCTCGTTCCGACATATATAACCCCCGAAGAACACCTGAGAATCTATATAAGATTGAAAAAGCCCATGGACAAAGGAACTGTGATAATAAAGAAGCTGGGGATAGAGAAGCCGTTCAATTACGGGGTTCCCAGTGAAATGATCAACTTTGTTGTCAATCGTGATAAACTTCAAGAATTAAAAGGGCCTGTAAAAATAGAGGTGATAGAATGA
- a CDS encoding NAD(P)/FAD-dependent oxidoreductase, with translation MKIAIIGGGVIGSLLAYELSHYEVNIVLIEKNHDFGLGVTKANSAIVHGGYDDPPGSLRAELCYKGNQLYEELAEKLKIPLKRTGSFVVARNCKEDLEKLEELLSRGEKNGVKGIEVVGRDFLEKYEPYLSEEFEYALHCPHTGITEPWMVAITAVKEAEKSGAELVRGDAVVGGEVSEGKVKYLQLKSGRKIEADIIINAAGLYYHEVANIFGVPTPQVYLRKGQYILLDHKASEMVKHIIFPLPSEKGKGKLVVPTIDGGVLLGPTSENLPEFTPEDVSTTLEGIKEVIIAGNELVPGIAKPNWIIKSFAGLRPETQKKDFFIENSDRVRNFVTVGAIRSPGLTAAPSIARYVIEEILERRMSINLTKRVSDKKSVPDSFRVKESDLDEIAAKIRNDEKYGRIICQCNQVSEAEIIKAIHEGARSIDGVKFRTRAGFGRCQGGFCTWKIAKILARELKIQLSEVRLNEEGTALFNGKVRV, from the coding sequence TTGAAGATAGCAATTATTGGTGGTGGCGTAATTGGTTCGCTTCTTGCTTATGAGCTTTCGCATTATGAAGTAAATATAGTTCTGATCGAAAAAAACCATGATTTTGGGCTTGGAGTTACAAAAGCCAATTCAGCTATTGTCCACGGAGGATATGATGACCCACCTGGAAGCCTTCGTGCGGAACTGTGTTATAAAGGGAATCAACTTTATGAAGAATTAGCCGAGAAACTTAAAATTCCACTGAAAAGGACAGGCTCATTTGTAGTTGCCCGGAACTGCAAAGAAGATCTGGAAAAACTCGAAGAACTGCTTAGCAGGGGCGAAAAAAATGGCGTGAAAGGCATCGAAGTTGTTGGAAGGGATTTTCTTGAAAAATACGAACCCTATCTTTCGGAGGAATTTGAATATGCACTGCACTGCCCGCATACGGGAATAACAGAACCCTGGATGGTTGCCATTACCGCTGTTAAAGAAGCAGAAAAGTCTGGAGCGGAACTTGTCAGAGGTGATGCTGTTGTCGGTGGAGAGGTGAGCGAAGGTAAAGTGAAATATTTGCAGCTTAAATCCGGAAGAAAAATCGAGGCCGACATAATAATAAACGCTGCGGGTCTTTACTATCATGAAGTTGCAAATATCTTTGGAGTTCCTACTCCCCAGGTATATCTGAGAAAGGGACAATATATTTTGCTTGACCACAAGGCTTCTGAAATGGTTAAGCATATCATATTTCCGCTTCCAAGCGAAAAAGGTAAAGGAAAGCTTGTTGTGCCGACTATTGATGGGGGCGTGCTTCTCGGGCCTACTTCGGAAAACCTCCCGGAATTTACTCCAGAAGATGTCTCCACAACTCTGGAAGGCATCAAAGAAGTCATTATTGCTGGAAATGAACTTGTTCCCGGCATTGCAAAACCAAACTGGATAATCAAATCCTTTGCAGGCTTGAGACCTGAAACTCAGAAAAAAGATTTTTTCATTGAGAACAGTGACAGGGTGAGAAATTTTGTAACTGTAGGAGCTATAAGATCTCCAGGTTTAACTGCGGCTCCATCGATTGCTCGATATGTGATAGAGGAAATTCTGGAACGCCGCATGTCTATAAATCTCACAAAAAGAGTTTCAGATAAGAAAAGCGTTCCGGATAGTTTTAGAGTAAAAGAAAGTGATCTTGATGAAATTGCTGCAAAAATCAGGAACGATGAGAAATACGGAAGGATCATTTGCCAGTGTAACCAGGTTTCAGAAGCAGAGATAATCAAGGCTATTCATGAAGGAGCAAGGAGTATTGATGGCGTTAAATTTAGGACAAGAGCGGGGTTCGGACGTTGCCAGGGAGGATTTTGCACCTGGAAGATAGCGAAAATTTTAGCGAGAGAACTGAAAATACAGCTTTCAGAAGTCAGATTGAATGAAGAAGGAACTGCTCTCTTCAATGGGAAGGTGAGAGTATGA
- a CDS encoding glycerol-3-phosphate responsive antiterminator yields the protein MLTKIIAALWESSIPPEEIPVDTIFLLTGNIMEIGNVTKKFIKAGKKVYVDIDFVAGLNPDRYGIRFLKNLGVTGVITAKMHTYRLSNEAGISAILRFFALDSRAVEKGIEQIIRNRVNAVEILPGIAACKVAKKLRAVERNITIVAAGLVDNEIEVRKLLDCVDAISTSKKELWNYK from the coding sequence ATGCTGACAAAAATCATAGCTGCACTTTGGGAAAGTTCCATACCTCCCGAAGAGATTCCTGTAGATACCATATTTCTTTTAACAGGAAACATCATGGAGATAGGAAATGTAACAAAGAAATTTATCAAAGCAGGTAAAAAGGTATACGTGGATATCGATTTCGTTGCTGGATTGAATCCCGATCGTTATGGGATACGCTTTTTGAAAAATCTTGGAGTGACAGGTGTAATAACAGCGAAAATGCACACCTACCGTCTATCCAACGAGGCTGGTATTTCTGCGATCTTACGTTTCTTTGCCCTTGATTCCAGAGCGGTAGAAAAGGGTATTGAGCAGATTATCAGAAACAGGGTAAATGCAGTCGAAATTCTGCCGGGAATTGCCGCATGCAAAGTTGCAAAAAAACTTCGTGCTGTTGAGAGAAATATAACAATAGTCGCAGCCGGTCTTGTTGACAACGAAATCGAGGTAAGAAAGCTGCTCGATTGCGTTGATGCGATTTCAACAAGCAAAAAAGAACTGTGGAACTACAAATAA
- a CDS encoding fibronectin type III domain-containing protein, which translates to MYTTRKRKGFTLQQLAIVASIIVVAVILAIVFWPKPIPIIDEGSYRPYAGTSLEYSEPITLSFQANYKRTKEPLYADIFIGKSSDSLELVAEKVEGVLSSAAENLYDFNYDIKLEPHGNYWWKVKVYNNRGKSDETEEPISFTFKNSEPVAPTLLTPGRGEEVQLVDIAFSWTDAKDADGDTISYDLYITSDLRGSQMVFSQRDITNNSFRLNALDKLDFGKTYYWHVVARDGHGGEVSSVTGSFKTESKPAPVISLLSPVNTEVDATKPVIFSWEQSNKGYYWSLKYSFVLKKGAEEVLREETEANTFTAPSLEGHTEYSWYVEATDKNGRIVSSKEATFATLNHAPIVKITEPTGGLITTEATLSWEATDLEGDELIYDIYLVTGGIETKVATDLTINTYILRNLESATDYIIRVVAKDAFGGQSSEELAVSATNNPPVVELLTPAASEIVNPLDVKFSWKAEDPEGDDIINYQLVVIDPEGNVTQVPVVSPAYTFEKLRSRTTYSWYVEAVDEKGAKDRSDTWTFFTSNNAPNPVALVLPENNATEVAFDPGVTVEFMCSDPDNDKLKYEIEISRDSSFTEIVARKSGEEVSEEGITKVLVEGTFETNTTYYWRVTTFDGDASTTSDIWAFNTFDQAPVVNDVAVKKDQNGIVNPVGTAFSWSYSDNDDIVVEAEIHLKPEFGDEIVVPAGVNTTEYMLDFALSPDATYTYWVVVKDPAGKTGISEADTFMTGNNPPVITFDFDELRHYGVSTPVEFTWNAVDPENSDVIVKVYFGTNKNAWEETPVATGINLNNYIYDGALNPDESYYFYLEAEDAQGNQTGLESPVLITPASPRLVYTNPENNSYFDGKAPLSWKYTGEATPVNYTLRIFNEKGETIFERSTGGESFVLAEGLNLPGNRDYRWRVVAEMPDTTKEVGPLYKFETPDSPTVIASPTPTNGMVGVDTRNVILSWEYEDPDSSNVLFDLYLNDTPIVRGLTTNYATITDYMSLESNSTYNWYVVAIDEFDNKATSTTWTFTTFNNSPVVSLLGPSDGATDLTDGIRLSWQGEDPDNEMLYYDVYLGTTEELDDSNIVLSNATSTSYVFSSYKGNSTYYWKVQVRDEHEGVANSDIWSFSTGNANPKNAVIVSPEPGTLGTVLNPVLKWSGEDPDGDALSYVVYIGEKPEVMTQIASTTETTVKLGGILEGNKTYYWKVDSYDGKGGFSESAVASFTTIGILDKVAYVENNALKLAIVTEDYNTQTYTLVNTGISNSVKPVIYKNTVYAFKTDGTLISVKPGLVISEIKGDAFINPETLKNYGDYLYIVSASRFGKSIYRLPIQKNGLPGVKAELYRDGKIVSTSDLAVSEDASTILVADTLYGLVMLQWNGVTYADETPENITDQIKGIANSIEIRDDVAYIGTTGFGGGIAYVSFDDLETFKNIDGYYLAKDMVLIENTLYAATDKGLSVVDLEVPVNPGVTADINISGRIDKLLPGENGKILLIVTDEGLRFFDVQTGKIM; encoded by the coding sequence GTGTACACCACCAGAAAAAGAAAGGGTTTCACCTTGCAACAGCTGGCGATCGTGGCGTCTATCATCGTTGTCGCCGTGATTTTGGCAATTGTTTTTTGGCCTAAGCCAATACCGATTATCGATGAAGGCTCTTACAGGCCTTATGCCGGGACCAGCTTGGAATACAGCGAGCCCATTACATTGAGTTTTCAGGCCAATTATAAGAGAACAAAAGAACCTTTGTACGCTGACATATTCATTGGCAAAAGCTCTGACTCGCTTGAACTGGTAGCGGAGAAAGTAGAAGGAGTTCTTTCATCCGCAGCCGAGAATCTATATGACTTCAACTATGATATCAAGTTAGAACCCCACGGAAACTATTGGTGGAAAGTCAAAGTCTATAACAACAGAGGGAAATCAGACGAGACAGAAGAACCAATATCTTTTACCTTCAAGAATTCTGAACCTGTGGCACCTACACTTTTAACTCCCGGTAGGGGAGAAGAAGTTCAGCTTGTTGATATTGCATTCAGCTGGACTGATGCAAAAGATGCTGATGGAGATACCATTTCATATGACCTCTATATCACAAGCGATCTAAGAGGTTCTCAGATGGTTTTCTCACAGAGAGATATAACCAATAACAGTTTTAGGCTGAATGCTTTGGATAAACTTGATTTTGGGAAAACATATTACTGGCACGTTGTTGCCAGAGACGGACATGGCGGGGAAGTGAGCTCTGTAACAGGTAGCTTCAAAACAGAATCTAAACCCGCACCGGTTATTAGTCTCCTTTCACCCGTTAATACGGAAGTCGATGCTACCAAACCTGTCATCTTCAGCTGGGAGCAGTCAAACAAAGGTTATTATTGGTCTCTGAAATACAGCTTTGTTTTGAAAAAGGGTGCAGAAGAAGTTCTCAGAGAGGAAACGGAAGCTAACACCTTCACCGCCCCCAGCCTTGAAGGGCACACAGAGTACAGCTGGTATGTGGAAGCAACTGACAAAAATGGAAGAATTGTGAGCTCAAAAGAAGCTACCTTTGCTACGTTGAACCATGCGCCAATAGTTAAAATTACAGAGCCGACAGGTGGCTTAATCACAACAGAAGCAACCCTTTCCTGGGAAGCTACCGATCTGGAAGGGGACGAATTAATCTACGATATCTACTTAGTCACTGGAGGAATAGAAACCAAAGTTGCAACCGATTTGACAATTAACACTTACATTCTGAGAAATCTTGAGAGTGCTACTGACTATATTATCAGGGTTGTTGCGAAAGACGCTTTTGGAGGTCAGAGTTCAGAGGAATTAGCAGTTTCTGCTACAAATAATCCTCCTGTTGTTGAACTTTTGACACCCGCAGCAAGCGAAATTGTAAATCCTCTTGATGTGAAATTCAGCTGGAAAGCCGAAGATCCCGAAGGCGATGACATTATCAATTATCAGCTGGTGGTAATTGATCCTGAAGGAAACGTGACACAGGTTCCTGTGGTTTCTCCGGCATATACCTTTGAGAAATTGAGATCTCGCACGACATACAGCTGGTATGTGGAGGCTGTTGATGAAAAAGGTGCGAAAGACAGATCAGATACCTGGACCTTCTTCACCTCAAATAATGCACCAAACCCTGTGGCATTAGTGCTTCCAGAAAATAATGCAACGGAAGTTGCCTTTGACCCGGGTGTTACTGTGGAATTTATGTGCAGTGACCCTGACAACGATAAACTCAAGTATGAAATAGAAATTTCAAGAGATTCAAGCTTTACGGAAATTGTTGCGAGAAAGTCTGGAGAAGAAGTATCAGAAGAAGGAATAACAAAAGTTTTGGTTGAAGGAACCTTTGAAACCAACACCACTTACTACTGGAGAGTTACAACCTTTGATGGTGATGCCTCCACAACCAGTGACATCTGGGCTTTCAATACCTTTGACCAGGCCCCGGTTGTGAACGATGTAGCAGTGAAAAAGGATCAGAACGGCATTGTAAATCCTGTTGGTACCGCTTTCTCATGGTCTTACAGTGACAATGACGATATAGTGGTTGAAGCAGAAATTCATCTTAAACCGGAATTCGGCGATGAAATAGTAGTTCCGGCTGGAGTGAACACAACGGAATACATGCTAGACTTTGCTCTTTCTCCTGATGCTACTTACACATACTGGGTTGTAGTAAAAGACCCTGCTGGCAAAACGGGAATAAGCGAAGCCGATACGTTCATGACTGGAAATAACCCACCGGTTATTACCTTTGACTTTGATGAATTGAGGCACTACGGTGTTTCCACTCCTGTTGAATTCACCTGGAACGCCGTTGATCCGGAGAATTCTGATGTAATTGTGAAAGTATACTTCGGGACAAACAAGAACGCATGGGAAGAAACACCGGTTGCAACCGGGATTAATTTAAACAATTACATTTATGATGGTGCCCTCAATCCAGATGAAAGCTATTACTTCTATCTAGAAGCCGAAGATGCACAGGGAAATCAAACAGGTCTTGAATCACCTGTATTGATTACTCCGGCATCTCCCAGGCTTGTATACACAAATCCTGAAAACAACAGTTATTTCGATGGCAAAGCACCTTTAAGCTGGAAATACACTGGTGAAGCGACACCTGTAAACTACACCCTCAGGATTTTTAATGAAAAGGGAGAAACCATATTTGAAAGATCAACCGGTGGAGAAAGCTTCGTTCTTGCTGAGGGCTTGAATCTGCCCGGGAACAGAGATTATCGCTGGAGAGTTGTAGCTGAAATGCCGGATACCACGAAGGAAGTAGGACCACTATATAAATTTGAAACGCCGGATTCTCCAACTGTAATCGCATCTCCTACACCAACAAATGGTATGGTTGGTGTAGATACGAGAAATGTTATTCTTTCATGGGAATATGAAGACCCTGACAGCAGCAATGTACTTTTCGACCTTTATCTGAACGACACACCAATTGTGAGGGGTCTTACTACCAACTATGCAACCATAACAGATTACATGTCCCTTGAAAGCAACAGCACTTACAATTGGTACGTGGTTGCAATAGATGAATTTGATAATAAAGCAACTTCTACAACATGGACTTTCACGACGTTTAACAACAGCCCTGTTGTAAGCCTGCTTGGACCTTCAGATGGTGCAACTGATCTAACAGATGGCATCAGGCTCAGCTGGCAGGGTGAAGACCCCGACAATGAAATGTTGTATTATGATGTGTACCTTGGAACAACCGAAGAGCTGGACGATTCTAATATAGTCCTTTCAAATGCAACCAGCACATCGTATGTATTCAGCTCTTACAAAGGGAACAGCACTTATTACTGGAAGGTTCAGGTAAGGGATGAACACGAAGGTGTTGCGAATTCCGATATTTGGTCTTTCAGCACGGGTAACGCAAATCCCAAGAATGCTGTTATAGTCAGTCCGGAACCTGGAACACTTGGAACAGTGTTGAACCCTGTCCTCAAATGGTCCGGAGAGGATCCTGATGGTGATGCTCTAAGCTATGTTGTTTATATTGGTGAAAAACCAGAAGTGATGACTCAAATCGCAAGCACAACCGAAACAACAGTAAAACTCGGAGGAATACTTGAAGGCAATAAGACATATTACTGGAAAGTAGATTCCTATGATGGAAAGGGCGGCTTCTCGGAAAGCGCAGTGGCTTCCTTCACGACCATAGGCATTCTGGACAAAGTTGCATATGTTGAAAATAATGCACTGAAACTCGCCATTGTCACAGAAGATTACAACACCCAGACCTATACACTGGTAAATACCGGTATAAGCAATAGTGTCAAGCCTGTTATTTACAAGAATACAGTTTATGCCTTCAAGACCGATGGAACGTTGATTTCTGTTAAACCGGGATTGGTTATCAGCGAGATAAAAGGAGACGCATTCATCAATCCTGAAACATTGAAAAACTATGGCGATTATCTGTACATAGTAAGCGCAAGTAGATTCGGTAAAAGCATTTACAGATTACCGATTCAGAAAAATGGGTTACCCGGTGTGAAAGCTGAGCTTTACAGGGATGGTAAGATCGTAAGCACTTCTGACCTTGCAGTCTCTGAAGATGCCAGCACGATTCTCGTAGCAGACACCCTTTACGGTCTGGTTATGCTCCAGTGGAATGGAGTGACATATGCTGATGAAACTCCGGAAAACATCACAGACCAGATAAAGGGTATTGCGAATTCCATAGAAATCAGAGATGATGTTGCATACATTGGTACAACAGGTTTTGGCGGTGGCATAGCTTATGTATCTTTTGATGACCTTGAAACATTTAAGAATATTGATGGTTATTATCTGGCAAAAGATATGGTTCTCATCGAAAATACGCTCTATGCCGCTACTGACAAGGGATTATCTGTTGTTGACCTTGAAGTGCCTGTTAATCCCGGCGTTACCGCCGATATAAACATCTCTGGCAGGATCGACAAACTCTTACCAGGCGAGAATGGAAAGATCTTGTTGATTGTGACTGATGAAGGCTTGAGGTTCTTTGATGTTCAAACAGGAAAGATAATGTGA
- a CDS encoding metallophosphoesterase, producing MKKVYISDLHIGDGKGKDDFSFDAELIEFLDQLIDFGCDELIIAGDGLELVNSSLAMSFGSSIFVPDTRGISRDLIDSITKRHEGVFKAFQRFSKTGKIVYVIGNHDYYLLFDSDLRKHLAEAFGGLERVSVLPYYFDPEMRILTLHGNQFDAVNRLSVDRETKEILIPFSEYMSRYMLEHFDSNLQRINVPEHILKDYHNVSPVLDVFNWFQYIRDFYDLKLDLMNLWNETFVKMLKTDFSKAWLKANYPYMRFLPDYSLIGMGG from the coding sequence ATGAAAAAAGTTTATATAAGTGATTTGCATATAGGTGACGGGAAGGGGAAAGATGATTTTAGCTTTGACGCCGAGCTGATTGAGTTTCTTGATCAGCTTATTGATTTTGGGTGCGATGAGCTTATCATAGCAGGTGACGGTCTTGAGCTTGTGAATTCATCCCTGGCTATGTCTTTTGGATCCTCAATTTTCGTCCCCGATACCCGGGGAATATCACGTGATCTCATTGATTCGATAACAAAGCGGCATGAAGGTGTATTCAAAGCCTTCCAGCGATTTAGCAAAACAGGCAAAATAGTATATGTTATAGGCAACCATGACTATTATCTGCTGTTCGATAGCGATTTGAGAAAACATCTGGCAGAAGCTTTTGGGGGATTGGAAAGAGTAAGTGTCCTGCCATATTATTTTGATCCTGAAATGAGAATTCTTACCCTTCACGGAAATCAGTTTGATGCCGTTAACAGGTTAAGTGTAGACAGAGAAACCAAGGAGATATTGATTCCCTTTAGTGAATATATGTCACGTTACATGCTTGAGCATTTCGATAGTAATTTGCAGCGTATCAATGTGCCAGAGCACATTTTAAAGGACTATCACAATGTGAGCCCGGTTTTGGATGTTTTTAACTGGTTTCAATATATCCGTGATTTCTACGATCTCAAACTTGATCTGATGAATCTGTGGAACGAGACCTTCGTAAAGATGTTGAAAACAGATTTCTCGAAAGCCTGGCTCAAAGCAAATTATCCTTATATGAGGTTTTTACCGGATTATTCGTTAATCGGTATGGGGGGATGA
- a CDS encoding sugar transferase: MLIIDWLLSLVLIPIGWSNFFLGGIMSSLIAIIMRGYEYNVLTDRSKHIVSIIGSIFLAILICFLPFNALVAFPAFAATAVRFFFSHLIARYVPRRKEFIEPSSFLCDEIQFRKYDRVKRFLDICFGLILFIAALPIMALLCLIMLLTSGKPIIITQKRIGLSGESFDMYKFRTYTNGENNKRVTPIGKILRPLRLDELPQIYNVLKGEMSIVGPRPELEEFHIMAKENIPNYTCRLKVKPGITGWAQINYKYTTTLEEYKIKTAYDLFYVKNRSLILDLKCILKTPFTLLEEFFEAVKKHTKL; this comes from the coding sequence ATGCTAATAATTGATTGGCTTTTGTCGCTTGTATTGATTCCCATCGGGTGGAGTAATTTTTTTCTCGGCGGTATCATGAGTTCTCTTATTGCAATTATCATGAGAGGTTATGAATATAATGTATTAACCGATAGATCAAAGCATATTGTATCTATTATTGGGTCGATATTCCTTGCGATATTGATTTGTTTTTTGCCTTTTAATGCTCTTGTTGCATTTCCAGCATTTGCAGCGACAGCAGTCAGATTTTTCTTTTCGCATTTGATCGCAAGATATGTTCCAAGGCGTAAAGAGTTCATAGAACCATCTTCTTTTCTATGTGATGAGATACAGTTTAGAAAATACGACAGGGTCAAAAGGTTTCTGGACATTTGTTTTGGATTGATACTTTTTATTGCTGCTCTTCCGATAATGGCTTTGCTGTGCTTGATCATGCTCTTAACAAGCGGCAAACCTATAATAATAACCCAAAAAAGAATAGGCTTATCGGGTGAATCTTTTGACATGTACAAGTTTAGAACTTACACAAATGGCGAAAACAATAAAAGAGTCACACCTATAGGAAAGATCCTTCGCCCTTTAAGGCTTGATGAACTTCCTCAAATTTACAATGTTTTAAAGGGGGAAATGAGCATTGTTGGACCAAGACCTGAGTTGGAAGAATTTCATATTATGGCTAAAGAAAATATTCCTAATTATACGTGCAGGTTAAAGGTTAAACCGGGAATAACAGGCTGGGCTCAGATAAATTACAAATACACAACAACTTTGGAAGAATACAAAATAAAAACGGCTTACGATCTTTTTTATGTTAAAAACCGTTCTTTAATCCTTGATTTGAAGTGTATCTTGAAAACCCCATTTACTCTTCTTGAAGAATTCTTTGAAGCAGTAAAGAAACACACTAAACTATGA